In the genome of Dromiciops gliroides isolate mDroGli1 chromosome 1, mDroGli1.pri, whole genome shotgun sequence, the window CCTACCCTCCCTCCCACTGCATGCCGCAGAGTGGAAGCATTTGGACTCCAGTCTTGGACTGCCACATCTGGAACCTTTCCCTGGGACTGCACaggccttgccttgccttgcctggGTTTCCCATCTCTGGAACCCATCTGCATACTggaccctcccccccacccccaatcctccTTCCTCAAGTTACTGCAGAGTCCGAACACATCTGGACTTATGCCCTCAGATCCCAAATCCTTCCTGCCTCCTTAGCACAGtagccaaatttttctccaaccccactttccttccctttaacacacacacactcacacacacactcacacacacacacacacacacaccaccgcGCGCGCGCGCACCCACCCCCTGGATTGCCCCACCTCAGCCCCCAGCTTGCCTTTCTCTGCATGCCCACTCCAGGGAATGCTGCCCATCTGGATGCACTGGGCCCCCTTACCTCCCATGTGCCCCTGCCTACCCTATATGTTCTACGTGGGGTTGTTCTTTGTCAACGTCCTGATCCTGTATTATGCCTTCCTGATGGAGTACATCGTCCTTAATGTGGGTTTGGTCTTCCTACCTGAGGACATGGACCAGGCACTGGTGGATCTGGGTGTACTCTCAGATCCAGGCTCTGGGCTCTATGACACTGATAGTGAATTGGATGTCTTCGATGGCTACCTGGAGTAGGGGGATCCTGGGGCTGGGGTTCCCCAGTCACAGCCTTCCTTCTAACCTCAGGCCCTGCAGAGGAAACCTTCAGGCCTATCACAGTTTGTGCTTCCTGGGCCAGAATGCCTGGGACAGGCTGATACTGTGGGCGACACAGGAGTTGCCACCGATGATTGTCATCCCTCCTTCAAGGGGACCCAGGACAATGCCCTCCCTGGTCCTCAAGACCTGTAAGTGCCCTCCCTGCCTTGTAGAATTGAGTGGGTTTGAATACATGCGGGCTGGAAGCAATGAAGGCTGGGGACCTGCCTGATCTATCCCTGGTTTCAGGGGACCTTCCGATTCCCCATACAGTAATTTTCCAACTGATTTTCTCAAAAGGTCTTTGCTTTCCCCCACTCCTTGCCTCTTCTTCTTTGGAACTGTTCAGATTCTAATCTGGATTCTGTGAGGATAGGAATAGAATGGTCCAATTCTCCCTTTTGGGTCTTCAGGAATCTGGGCTGTGGAACATTTCCAGAGGGTAACTGTGAAGCTGAAACCTTGTTTATGTGACAGCTGTTGTTCATAAGTGCTTACTTGGTACTGATCAGCTGCTGCAGAGAATTGGAGTgttgaggggagagagggggaggagagagacagagagacagagaaggcatCAGTTTGACAGTCTGACACCAAGTAGACCTCAGACTTCCAAGAGGGGTCCTTCTGGGGCTCAACTTTGGGTCCACCACCCACTGGGATTTGGAAATCCAGATTCCCATATAGGGATAAGGGATAAGGAACAAAGCCATGGGacacgtcttttttttttttcctttccatttcctgaGTGGGAAGATAGCCAAGGAGCCATAGCTATAGAAAACACTACATATTATGTGAATTGTTAATACAATACCTATAAGGGTTTGGTGGTCTTCGCCCTGAAGATTTAATTGTCCCCAGGAAATTATGggttataaaaaagaaatgggaagggagGCTGATAATTCCTGCTGTTTTAGGATTTGCCCAAGTAGCCTACATGAACAGTGAGAGACCCTAAATGTCAGCCCTTTGGTTCAGGATGGGGGATTTGAGAGGAAGGGCTGTCAGGAGAGTTGCTAGTTGGAACTTTAAGTGAAAAAGAACTTGCAGAGGGGCAATTTAGAGACCACTTatcttggttttgcttttttccaaGTCTGCATTCTGGAATCATATTTCAGGGTGCCCAACATAATTAATATTGCATATTGTTTCTGTAGGGTAGGCCAACTTTGCAAGGCAAGCTGACTGGGGAATGTCAGAGCCTGGGGCTGCCCTTAGCATCAGTGTTTGCATTCCCCATTGAACTCCATGAGGAGAGAGGCCTACTGGAACATGGGACTTTAAGGTCATGACTCCCATAAAGTTTCCCTCTTTTGAGGGCAATACTAGGGGTCTAGGAAGCAAAAGGACCGGCTGGCTCAGGCTTATGTCTCTCTGCCAGTGAGGGTTATGGAAACCCAGCTAGGTTGCCCTTTGGGGGATTAAGATAGGTTTGTTTGCCTCTTTGGGCAGCTGCTGTTGTTGGCCTCCGTCAGATGACAGCTGGAAGAAGTCCGACAATCCAAGGCCCTTCCTCCCCGCCAAGACTAAGAACATCCTGCCCATCATGTCAGCTTTTTGAGTATTTGCTAGGATCCTGAGGTCATATCCAGGCATTGGGCCAAATAAATCTACAATAATAAGAGTCTGGCCTGAGTTTTTGGGTGGGGATCATCAGAAAAGATATCTAGgacttttctctgttttttacCCCTCACCCTCCAAAACTGCAAAACTTATTCCATTTGTCTTATAATCGAACACCACTGTGCCTAATGCCCATCTCTACCAAGATGGCAATGGTTGGTGGATTCCTCTGTGGGGATTGTGAGGCCCACGTTTGCTTGCCACCATAAGCTGGGGGCCGGGTGTACCTTAAAAACTATCTACAAGACTTGAAGTCATTGCTGTTTTTAAAGATATTGTCTCAACAATGCAATTTGGTGAGAAAAGTCTTAATTTATCTTTTCTGCTTTGCTAGTCATTACTCTCAACATCAACAAGAAACACTTTCCCATCCAAATAAAAGTGCTGACATTTCTAACTAAAAATTTAAAGCCAAATGGTCCCACATAATTTTCAGCAAACGGTGTTTAAGTATAAACACAAGTAAACACATTTTCCAGGGACATCTTTGCAGAGATAtcaaagttatttttcagtcatggaaAATAACTAAGATGTGTCTCCATGTAACAAGGATGTTGTTGccttgactttttaaaagaaagcaaactttgcgggggggggggggggggggtcgggggaAAGAGAACTTAACTTTCCTCCTCTCCACCTTCAATTATATTGAGCTTCAGTCCCACATACAGTATGACAAAATCAAAGATACATGATGATTGTAGGGaaggaaaaacaaccaaaagtaACACAAACATCTTTTTTAAGTTAACTTTCCTCTGTGGATTCTTACAGGTATTCAAACTGTGTAAACCCTAAGCCAcaacatatttaaagaaaaaacagcttcctctcccctttctgtctctctgtccgtctctgtctctttcatacacaccatatacatacactcacactGCAAAAAGAGACTTAAAGTCACATCTCTCATACTGGGCAAATATTCCTGTGGCATTGAACAGACAGGTTAGCTATACCCCctatctttccccttttttgttcttttcccacAGAGGCCTTTCCCAGGGGTCCTCCATTTTCTGAGTAAAATTGGATCAGAACCATCAGGGAATTGCTCCTGTTCCTGTTTCTACTAAAGTGTAAATATGGAAAAAATAGGCAGTCGAAGATATTCCTTCCAGCAGGAAAAAGATAGGTTTTCTATTTGATAAGAGAAGGAAATTCTCATTGTTTAAGTGCTTCAGGGTCGATTTAGATCCGGGGCCATCTGCCACACTTACCCAATTAAACTTTGACTCAGGTTCTTAGTAAAGACTTTGAAAGCACTATTCAGCTGCCTGCTTTGTCTTGGCATGGGGGTCTCTACATGATTTGGTCATTTGTGAAGCCATGGACGATGGCATGGGTAGAGAAGATGTCATAGGAATTAAGAGGAAATTATCTATGAGcccaaaatgaaatggaatgaCATTTGCTACTAACCATTCACATTAGAAGTTCTtacctttttttctgtcatggacccctttggcagcctaCTGAAACCTATAgacttttcaaaataatgtttttaaatgcatgaaataaaatgcatagaattacaaaggaaaccaattttattgaaatagtcATCCACGTTTTTTCTATCCAAGTttcatgaaccccaggttaaaaacacCTGGCTTAGGTCCTCCACCTTCCAGTGATTCCCTTCCAAAAAATGCATAGTACTATAGCCTGGCCAATAAGGGCCAAACCCTTCAACAATCTATAGCTCCTCCTTTTTCTGATCTTTGCACAGGTGACAACAGTGGTAAGGTAAATGACATCATCATTCTCAACAGGCCAAAATGGTTACAAGCAGGTTACGGAGGAGTTGTTTCCAACATTGCCCTATGCCATCAGCCCTTCCCAGGGATTATACAAATGAATCCTCTCATATTACCTTTCATAAACCAATAGTAGAGGAGGGTTCTTCAAGAGACAGATAGGGGTTTCTTGGGGTaaatagaacattttaaatgGACAAATTTTCAGTTAATAATTGATCCTTTACTAACTCCAGTAACTTTAATTGAGGCCGAGCATCTTACTTAAATGATTAACCCTTAGAGTAGATTAGTATACAATTGTAATTTGCGAATTTGGTACAGATGTTTGAGAGGCAGTattatataatggaaagagcattagactTCGAAAAAGACTTGAAATTTAACATTGGCTTGCCCCTTTATTAcctgtgtgtgaccttgatccAGTAATTTTAACCTTTCTACACTTCAGTTTTATCACATGTAAAGTCAGGATTATCATACCTACCCCACATACCTTCTGTAGGGTTCAGATGAGCTAATGCCTAGGTAGCCCTATGTAAAGGTAAGCTCTTAAATGATTCTTTCCTGCTCATGAgtctttgacaattccttcaCACCTTGTAAACACCATTTTCCCCCAGCGACAGCTCTCATTTCCCATCTCCTTCAAGCTATCAAAGACCACATCCAGATTCAACATATGTAacttagtgaagtgagcataaggGTGAAATGGAACTTCTCCACTTCACTGCTCATCCCTGAGACATAGTTCCTACTTCAGTTAGAAgaggaatttttcttttatagctcATTGGAGAGGAAAGGTATTCAAAGCTAGGTCAGGTATAATATCTTATTGCCATTTATCATTGGCTACTAAAAATTATTACTCGAGTCTTAGCAGCTTAGAGATTTTAGAAAAGCCATCTCTAAAATGCCACTTCCAAGCTTTGGTCTGGAAGgtaggaaacaaacatttattaagtgcctactatgtgccaggcactgggctaaaccctttataaatattatctcatttgccccTAACAACCCTTGGAGATaggaaataggtactattattatatccattttacagttgagaaaactgaggcagacaaaggtcaagtgatttgcccaaggtcataacagctaataagtttctgaggctagatttgaacttagatcttcctgatgccaggtctaATGTGCTTTCCATtgacccacctagctgcttcactGGAAAACAGTTAGTTCTTGGGCACTTATATTAACTTGAAATATCTAATccaacaagaattcattaagcaAGACACCATGctaaatacaaacacaaaatttaaaagtccTTGTCCTCATGGAGACTAGATTTCAATGGAAGATACGACTTgtaaacatacaaatatatgtgtttgcgtgtttatatatgcatatacctacatgtgtatgtgtgtgtataaacatacataccacttgaagagggagagagtagttacattgagggcaggggttgctgtggatggatttcagggagtctatgatcttggataagaaaaaaaattacatctttatttttactaacctctaaccaaaataaagcattttctccaattatttaaaaacatcattcctgTAGGAGcctgtaggcttcaccagaccaaTTAAAAGGGCCCTCTGAACTCAAGTTTGGAAAAGGTTGCATATATCTATAAAGGTGTTTACCACCTACTGCAGGTGGTGCATGAACTGAGCATTGACAGAGACCCAAAACTGTCAAGAAGTAATGTGGAGCTACAttacaggcatgggagacagcctgtgcaaagctatagagggaaagataaaaacCTCAAGTATAGGAGATAGCAGTACCCCGGTTTGTACAATGTGGGGATGAATTCATGTGacaaaatacctactatgttcccagTGCTGCTTGGTACCAGGGATAAGGACAAAAATATGCAATAATCCTGGGAAAGGCAGAGGCAGactatgaagagttttaaatagcAAACTGAGGAGCTTGCATTTTATTTGAGAGGTCATGGGGAAGGCACTAAGGGTAATTAAAGTGGGTAAGTGATATGCTCAGGCCTGGttttaggaatatatatatatatttgggggggggcaatgagggttaagtgacttgcccaaggtcacaacagctatcgtcaagtgtctgagttgcattgaactcaagtcctcctaaatccagggccagtgctttatccactgtgccacctagctgccccaataggaaTATTCTTTTGATATCTGTGTTGAGGGTGGATTGAGGAAGGGAGAGTCCTGGAGGTAGGGAGTCTGATTAGGAGAATATTGCAATCGTCCAGGCAAGAGATTATAAGGTGTGGTGGTGTTATATGTGTAGAGATAAAGGGATGCTTGTGAGATAGAGGCTGGAAgcagaatcaacaagatttggcaacttattGGAGGTGAGGGTGGAGGAATGAAGGTTTTCAGACGTGGGTGCCCtcaacataaaagaaaattgaagataGAGCTTAGAGGAGAAGATTTAAGTGAAAAAAAGTTACAtgttggatatgttgaatttgagatgcttgcTGAACATCCCATTTGAAATGTTCCCAAAGTAGTTGGTGGTGGAGGCCTGGGGCTCAGAAGAGAGAGTAGGATTAAATATTACCTCTGTGAATCATAtgcataaaaatgacaatcaaaCTCATAGAGATTGAGAAGACTTCTTTTCTTtggaatttatttagaattttatttttccccaattacatgtaaaagcaatttttaacatccatttttaaaactttgtgttccagattctcttcctccctgccctgcCCAGGGTGTCTTAACCAAGGAtctttgaactttattttaaaaatattttgatgactctTTCAGTaccattggtttcctttgtaatcttatgtaattcatacatataaaaacaatactCTGAGAAGACAactgtaggcttcaccagactgcccaaaattcctccctctctctctctctctctctctctctctctcacacacacacacacacacacacacacacacacacagaggttaagaAGAGAGCCCAAGAAAAAGCCTGGGGGACACCCAACTTTAGGGGACCGGGACATAGATAATACTTCACCAAAGGAGGATGAGGAGTGATCAAAGAAGTTGAACATGAATAGGAGAGAGCAGTATCATGATCAGCCAAGGAAGAGAGAGTGTCAAAGAAAAGatggtggtcaacagtgtcaaatactgTGGAGAGGTCAAGAGGGCAGAGGACTAAGAAAGGGCCATGTAACTGAACAATTTAGTAATCATTGTCACCTTGGATGTTGCAGTGGAGTAATGATGCCACAacccagattgcaaagggttgagaattgaatgggaggagagaaagtggaggccaCAGTGGAGGCTGCTTTTTCTAGGAATGTGtctgtgaaaggaaggagagatatatAGGACAGTAACTTGAAGGCATGGTACAGTCAAGTGAGGGTTATTGTTTAAAGGGTCAAGGAGACCTGGGCATGTTTATAGGCTTTGAGGAAAAAGCCAAAAGATACTGCTAGATTG includes:
- the DEXI gene encoding LOW QUALITY PROTEIN: dexamethasone-induced protein (The sequence of the model RefSeq protein was modified relative to this genomic sequence to represent the inferred CDS: inserted 2 bases in 1 codon); amino-acid sequence: MPTPGNAAHLDALGPLTSHVPLPXPYMFYVGLFFVNVLILYYAFLMEYIVLNVGLVFLPEDMDQALVDLGVLSDPGSGLYDTDSELDVFDGYLE